Proteins from a genomic interval of Maylandia zebra isolate NMK-2024a linkage group LG15, Mzebra_GT3a, whole genome shotgun sequence:
- the aldh8a1 gene encoding 2-aminomuconic semialdehyde dehydrogenase yields MSKTSEERSLLVLENYIGGKFVSCRSYIDSYDPSTGEVYCKVPDSGKEEVDAAVAAAKEAFPEWSACSPEQRAKILHKLADLIEANLEEFAQAESKDQGKTITAARTVDIPRAAYNFRFFSTSMLHHTTDCSPMDHMGCLNYTIRCPVGVAGLISPWNLPLYLLTWKIAPAIAAGNTVVAKPSEMTSVTAWMLCKLMQQAGVPPGVVNIVFGSGPRAGDALVSHPEVPLVSFTGSTATAQRITERSAPYCKKLSLELGGKNPAIIFADADLDQCIETTVRSSFLNQGEVCLCTSRIYVERSIYSEFLERFVAAAKKWKTGVPSDPSSKNGALISKEHLEKVRSYIALAKSEGGIIHCGEGLDQLDLPQRNKSGYFMPTTVITGISDSSRVMQEEIFGPVTCISPFDTEDEAVARGNGVRYGLSATVWSKDVGKVHRVAQRLQAGLVWTNCWLVRDLNLPFGGMKNSGVGREGGKDSYHFFTEVKSITIKH; encoded by the exons ATGTCGAAAACGTCAGAAGAGCGCTCACTTTTGGTTCTGGAGAACTACATCGGAGGAAAGTTCGTCTCTTGTCGGAGTTACATCGACTCCTACGACCCGTCAACTGGCGAGGTCTACTGCAAAGTGCCGGACAGTGGCAAGGAGGAG GTGGATGCAGCAGTGGCAGCAGCTAAAGAAGCGTTCCCCGAATGGTCTGCATGCAGCCCAGAGCAGCGAGCGAAGATCCTCCACAAACTGGCTGACCTGATTGAGGCCAACCTTGAGGAGTTTGCACAAGCTGAGTCCAAAGATCAAG GTAAAACGATAACAGCTGCACGGACTGTGGATATTCCCCGGGCAGCGTACAACTTCCGCTTCTTTTCGACATCCATGCTTCACCACACCACCGACTGCAGCCCAATGGACCACATGGGCTGCCTGAACTACACTATCCGCTGCCCCGTGGGAGTGG CTGGTTTGATCAGTCCCTGGAATCTGCCCCTGTACCTTCTGACCTGGAAGATTGCACCTGCAATCGCTGCAGGCAACACAGTGGTGGCCAAACCCAGCGAGATGACCTCTGTGACCGCCTGGATGCTGTGCAAGTTGATGCAGCAAGCAG GTGTTCCTCCCGGTGTCGTCAACATCGTATTTGGCAGTGGTCCAAGAGCCGGTGACGCGCTTGTTAGTCACCCTGAGGTCCCTTTAGTCTCCTTCACTGGGTCCACAGCCACTGCCCAGCGCATTACCGAGCGGAGCGCCCCCTACTGTAAGAAGCTCTCACTGGAGCTGGGAGGCAAAAACCCAGCTATTATTTTTGCTGACGCAGACTTAGACCAGTGCATCGAGACCACCGTCCGATCCAGCTTTCTCAATCAG GGTGAAGTCTGCCTGTGTACCAGCAGGATTTATGTAGAGAGGAGTATTTACTCGGAGTTCCTGGAAAGGTTTGTGGCTGCGGCTAAGAAGTGGAAGACTGGTGTCCCCTCTGACCCCAGCAGCAAAAATGGAGCGCTCATCAGTAAAGAACACCTGGAGAAG GTTCGTAGCTATATAGCCCTTGCCAAATCAGAAGGTGGCATAATTCACTGCGGTGAGGGGCTCGACCAGCTGGACCTCCCGCAGCGCAACAAGTCTGGATACTTCATGCCGACGACGGTCATCACAGGCATATCTGACAGCTCCCGTGTCATGCAGGAGGAGATCTTTGGTCCCGTCACCTGCATCAGCCCCTTTGATACTGAGGATGAAGCTGTTGCCAGGGGCAATGGTGTACGTTACGGTCTGTCAGCCACAGTGTGGTCCAAGGATGTGGGGAAGGTTCACAGGGTGGCCCAGCGGTTGCAAGCAGGTCTGGTGTGGACCAACTGCTGGCTGGTGAGAGATCTGAACCTCCCATTTGGAGGAATGAAGAACTCTGGTGTGggaagggagggaggaaaaGATTCCTATCACTTCTTCACAGAGGTGAAGAGTATCACTATCAAGCACTGA